In a genomic window of Tachysurus vachellii isolate PV-2020 chromosome 13, HZAU_Pvac_v1, whole genome shotgun sequence:
- the f9a gene encoding coagulation factor IXa, which produces MATFSVFFLLSVLLQQKLQIFAGPVFLDKWEADTLFQRYRRANTGAFEEFFKGNLERECIEEKCSVEEAREVFENDEKTMEFWSSYAYGNQCKATPCKNQGTCEHQQSTYICHCRPGFTGQKCEIVTARQCDINNGGCMHFCSTLETHAAVCSCATGYKLVEEVKCVPEVKFPCGVKELSKKIVVRALGSKLPNRTEPESIVSQKRVTTANKTISQTKGKITPSRSKLPMWYHNNTEQVNNRTRIIGGDSALPGEIPWQVALVLRSTQQVFCGGSILSAQWVITAAHCIEDSKQKEFFIRVGEHDVSKKEDTEQDITVEKAIMHPRYDPSTSLYNHDIALVRLGRSIIFNNHVRSICLGPSSFSESLLHSGTPGTISGWGRLLFHGRTAEVLQIADVPYVDRSDCKESSSERITHFMFCAGYKDASKDACQGDSGGPHVNQYKGTWFLTGIVSWGEECAKKGKYGVYTRVGSYYKWIQYVIGITKNKPANDVEL; this is translated from the exons ATGgctacattttctgttttttttctcctttcggTTCTGCTTCAGCAAAAGCTCCAGATCTTTGCAG GGCCAGTGTTCCTGGATAAGTGGGAGGCAGATACTCTTTTTCAGCGGTACAGGCGGGCAAACACAGGTGCTTTTGAGGAGTTTTTTAAAGGGAATTTGGAAAGAGAGTGCATAGAGGAGAAGTGTAGCGTGGAGGAGGCCAGAGAAGTCTTCGAAAATGATGAGAAAACA ATGGAGTTTTGGTCAAGTTACGCTT ATGGGAACCAGTGCAAAGCAACACCATGTAAAAACCAGGGCACATGTGAGCACCAACAGAGCACATACATATGTCACTGTCGACCAGGTTTCACTGGACAGAAGTGTGAAATAG TGACTGCCAGGCAGTGTGATATTAACAACGGAGGCTGCATGCATTTCTGTtccacactggagactcatgcTGCAGTGTGTTCCTGCGCTACTGGGTACAAACTGGTTGAGGAGGTTAAATGTGTGCCTGAAG tgaagTTCCCCTGTGGTGTTAAAGAATTGAGTAAAAAGATCGTTGTGAGAGCTTTAGGCTCCAAACTGCCTAACAGGACAGAACCTGAAAGTATTGTTAGTCAGAAGAGAGTTACCACTGCTAACAAAACCATAAGCCAAACAAAGGGAAAAATCACCCCTTCTCGTTCCAAACTACCCATGTGGTACCATAACAACACAGAGCAGGTCAACAACAGGACTCGCATCATTGGTGGAGACTCTGCATTGCCTGGAGAAATTCCCTGGCAG GTGGCCTTGGTGCTGCGTTCCACACAGCAGGTGTTCTGTGGAGGATCTATTCTAAGCGCACAGTGGGTCATCACTGCAGCACACTGTATAGAAGACAGCAAGCAGAAAGAGTTCTTCATCAGAGTAG GTGAGCATGATGTCAGCAAGAAAGAGGACACAGAGCAGGACATAACAGTGGAGAAGGCCATAATGCACCCTCGCTATGACCCATCCACCAGCCTATACAACCATGACATAGCTCTTGTGCGTCTTGGCCGCTCCATCATTTTCAACAACCACGTGCGGTCCATTTGCCTCGGACCCAGCAGCTTTAGCGAGAGCCTGCTTCATTCTGGCACACCGGGCACCATTAGTGGTTGGGGCCGGCTGCTATTTCACGGAAGAACTGCAGAAGTACTTCAGATAGCTGACGTGCCCTATGTGGATAGGAGCGACTGTAAGGAGAGCAGCAGTGAGCGGATCACACACTTCATGTTCTGTGCTGGCTATAAGGACGCATCAAAGGACGCGTGTCAGGGGGATAGTGGGGGACCCCATGTCAACCAGTATAAAGGAACATGGTTCCTTACTGGCATTGTTAGCTGGGGGGAGGAATGTGCCAAAAAAGGAAAGTATGGCGTATACACACGGGTAGGCAGCTACTACAAATGGATACAGTATGTCATTGGGATCACCAAAAACAAGCCAGCTAATGATGTTGAGTTATAA